A window of Desulfofundulus luciae genomic DNA:
GTACCGTGATAGAGGAGGGAAAAACACCCCAGGGAGGTGTGCACCGCCAGGATTACGCCGGTGGAGGCGCAGGCCCGGGAGATTTCTTCAATGGCCATGATATAGGATAAAAAGTCGCACCCGGCACCGCCGTATTCTTCGGGTATGGGTATGCCCATCAAGCCCAGTTCGGCCAGCTTCTTCAGGTTCTCCCGGGGGAAGCGGTGTTCTTTGTCGATTTCAGCCGCCCGAGGGGCAAATTCGTTCTGGGCCAGTTTGCGCACCGTGTCGCGGATCATCAGTTGTTCTTCGGTAAGGTCAAAGTCCAGGGTCATTTTAATTCAGCTCCTTACG
This region includes:
- a CDS encoding acyl-CoA dehydrogenase family protein yields the protein MTLDFDLTEEQLMIRDTVRKLAQNEFAPRAAEIDKEHRFPRENLKKLAELGLMGIPIPEEYGGAGCDFLSYIMAIEEISRACASTGVILAVHTSLGCFSLLYHGT